In one Sphingobium indicum B90A genomic region, the following are encoded:
- a CDS encoding class I adenylate-forming enzyme family protein, which translates to MPEEQSHPPFEWDAERLWPQFARRADAQPDALALADCDDRLWSRGELREQAIEIAALLKGAGVEPGDRVLVTAHKSPATIATALAISSLQAIFCPVSPKLGAGDLALLESSLGHVVKVSGAGSALPDIFAAVGERSSDPRDRDTALIGFTSGSTGVPKGVMHGPEALNYATRACSAIAGLQPDDAILGIVPLDSAPGFTFTAHFALSLGHPLVLVDPWVPAEALRRAERYGCGWAIAVPTHLFTMVEAARLGEWSGRLPLRAMAVGGSAMTPELIEDADRLLGLKALRMFGMSECMGHASTHPSHSLERRQLFDGIPFPGTQEEAFDADLRPLPRGSRGQAGVRGPSLFLGYAQGMGAGQERMTPDGFYLTGDEIVRDQDGFVRVVGRIKDQIIRGGFNIDPAEVEAALLRHPAVAEVAVVAVPERKLGEQACAVCRLRSDDGSIDLPALLDHLSQQGLSRKKWPEHLVLVEAMAVTATGKLDKKAMAAIAVEEVARRRAEPPTRQDA; encoded by the coding sequence TTGCCTGAGGAGCAAAGCCATCCGCCGTTCGAATGGGATGCCGAGCGGCTCTGGCCGCAATTCGCACGCCGTGCCGACGCCCAACCGGACGCGCTTGCCCTGGCGGATTGCGACGACCGACTGTGGAGCCGGGGGGAATTGCGGGAGCAGGCGATTGAAATCGCGGCCTTGCTGAAAGGGGCAGGCGTAGAGCCGGGCGACCGCGTCCTCGTCACCGCGCACAAAAGCCCCGCGACAATCGCCACGGCGCTCGCCATATCGTCGCTGCAGGCGATCTTCTGCCCGGTATCGCCAAAGCTCGGAGCGGGCGACCTTGCCTTGCTCGAATCCTCGCTCGGCCATGTCGTCAAGGTGAGCGGAGCCGGCAGCGCCCTGCCCGATATTTTCGCTGCTGTCGGCGAACGATCGAGCGACCCCCGCGATCGCGACACCGCGCTCATCGGCTTCACCTCCGGCAGCACCGGGGTGCCCAAGGGGGTGATGCACGGCCCGGAAGCCCTGAATTATGCTACCCGCGCCTGTTCAGCCATAGCGGGCCTGCAACCGGACGACGCGATCCTGGGCATCGTCCCGCTCGACAGTGCACCGGGCTTCACTTTCACGGCGCATTTTGCGCTGTCCTTGGGGCATCCGCTGGTGCTGGTCGACCCATGGGTGCCCGCCGAAGCGCTGCGGCGGGCCGAACGCTATGGCTGCGGCTGGGCGATTGCGGTGCCGACGCATCTGTTCACGATGGTGGAGGCCGCCCGGCTTGGCGAATGGAGCGGCCGCCTGCCCCTTCGCGCCATGGCGGTGGGCGGCAGCGCGATGACGCCGGAACTGATCGAGGACGCCGACCGGCTGCTTGGCCTCAAGGCGCTGCGCATGTTCGGCATGTCCGAATGCATGGGCCATGCCTCCACCCATCCGTCCCATTCGCTGGAACGCCGTCAGCTTTTCGACGGCATCCCCTTTCCCGGCACGCAGGAGGAGGCGTTCGACGCCGATCTGCGCCCCCTGCCGCGCGGCAGCCGGGGTCAGGCGGGCGTGCGCGGCCCCTCCCTCTTCCTGGGCTATGCGCAGGGCATGGGGGCGGGGCAGGAGCGCATGACGCCCGACGGCTTCTACCTGACCGGCGACGAGATCGTCCGCGATCAGGACGGCTTCGTCCGGGTGGTCGGCCGCATCAAGGACCAGATCATTCGCGGCGGATTCAACATCGACCCGGCCGAGGTGGAGGCGGCGCTGCTGCGCCATCCCGCCGTTGCGGAGGTGGCGGTGGTCGCGGTGCCCGAACGCAAGCTGGGCGAACAGGCCTGCGCCGTCTGCCGGCTGCGGAGCGATGACGGGAGCATCGACCTGCCCGCGCTGCTCGACCATCTCTCGCAGCAGGGTTTGTCCCGCAAGAAATGGCCTGAACATCTGGTGCTGGTCGAGGCGATGGCCGTCACCGCCACCGGCAAGCTCGACAAGAAGGCGATGGCCGCCATCGCCGTGGAGGAGGTCGCCCGCAGGCGCGCGGAGCCGCCCACCAGACAGGACGCATGA
- a CDS encoding enoyl-CoA hydratase/isomerase family protein gives MEPEKDVIQYEVADNGICTIWLNRPHVKNCVSPQLLRDLEAAVDKAAEDDSVLAVVFRGRGHTFCAGADLGQLVGPVLHETSTSLQLAIDSARTYDKIYNMKKPTIACVEGYAVAGGFELFISCDFGIAADDAKIGDFHIRRALFGGAGPIYRLPRYIGMRKSKELMLTGKLLSGKECVEWGLCNASAPSDQLEQLIQDFCAPLIDKSPFCMWMTKMAVNRGMDADTNSLITLETMTCNVVHHSADAKEGVAAFLEKRQPVWTGK, from the coding sequence ATGGAACCGGAAAAGGACGTCATCCAATATGAAGTGGCCGATAACGGCATCTGCACGATCTGGCTCAACCGTCCCCATGTGAAGAATTGCGTCAGCCCCCAGCTTCTGCGCGACCTTGAGGCGGCGGTGGACAAGGCGGCCGAGGACGATTCGGTGCTGGCCGTCGTGTTCCGCGGTCGCGGCCACACCTTCTGCGCCGGCGCGGACCTCGGGCAGCTTGTGGGTCCGGTGCTGCACGAAACCAGCACCTCGCTTCAGCTCGCGATCGACTCGGCGCGCACCTATGACAAGATCTACAACATGAAGAAGCCGACCATCGCCTGCGTCGAGGGTTATGCGGTTGCCGGCGGGTTCGAGCTTTTCATCTCCTGCGACTTCGGCATCGCCGCCGACGACGCCAAGATCGGCGACTTCCACATCCGCCGCGCCTTGTTCGGCGGCGCCGGCCCGATCTATCGCCTGCCGCGCTATATCGGCATGCGCAAGTCGAAGGAACTGATGCTGACCGGCAAGCTGCTGTCGGGCAAGGAATGCGTCGAATGGGGCCTGTGCAACGCCTCGGCGCCCAGCGACCAGTTGGAGCAGTTGATCCAGGATTTCTGCGCGCCGCTGATCGACAAGAGCCCCTTCTGCATGTGGATGACCAAGATGGCGGTCAATCGCGGCATGGACGCCGACACCAACTCGCTCATCACGCTGGAGACGATGACCTGCAACGTCGTGCATCACTCCGCCGATGCGAAGGAAGGCGTCGCGGCGTTCCTCGAGAAGCGCCAGCCGGTCTGGACGGGCAAGTAA
- a CDS encoding SDR family NAD(P)-dependent oxidoreductase, with the protein MADWNPGFTAAQFRLDGKRALITGGRGALAEAMAATLADLGCAVALASRTEADCADLAAGIAERFRVPAVGLSCNIADEASVEAAVAGTIDRLGGLDILINNAGASWWGLPQDIPLKGWQKVMDVNVTGTFLACRHAARHMISAGGGAIVNIASVGAFLSYQPDAGQVVPYTTSKAAIVHLTSDLAAQWAGHNIRVNAIAPGSIETGMTETLDPAIQERTRAGILMRRFGRPEEVAGTLALLASDAGSFITGQTFLVDGGQSLA; encoded by the coding sequence ATGGCTGACTGGAACCCCGGTTTCACCGCCGCGCAATTCCGTCTGGACGGCAAGCGCGCGCTCATCACCGGCGGACGCGGCGCGCTGGCCGAAGCCATGGCCGCGACGCTGGCGGACCTGGGCTGCGCCGTCGCCCTCGCCTCCCGCACGGAGGCCGACTGCGCCGATCTGGCGGCCGGCATAGCCGAACGGTTCCGTGTTCCGGCCGTCGGCCTTTCCTGCAACATCGCCGACGAGGCGTCGGTGGAGGCGGCGGTCGCGGGAACGATCGACCGGCTGGGCGGGCTCGACATCCTCATCAACAATGCAGGCGCGTCCTGGTGGGGACTGCCGCAGGACATCCCGCTCAAGGGCTGGCAGAAGGTGATGGACGTCAATGTGACCGGCACCTTCCTCGCCTGCCGCCACGCCGCGCGCCACATGATCTCGGCGGGCGGCGGCGCCATCGTAAACATCGCGTCGGTGGGCGCATTCCTGTCCTATCAGCCGGACGCGGGGCAGGTCGTTCCCTATACCACCAGCAAGGCGGCGATCGTTCACCTAACGAGCGATCTCGCCGCCCAATGGGCCGGGCACAATATCCGCGTCAACGCCATCGCGCCGGGCTCCATCGAGACCGGGATGACCGAAACGCTCGATCCCGCCATTCAGGAAAGGACGCGGGCGGGCATATTGATGCGCCGCTTCGGCCGCCCGGAGGAGGTGGCGGGCACGCTGGCCCTGCTGGCGTCGGACGCGGGCAGTTTCATCACGGGCCAGACCTTCCTGGTCGACGGAGGCCAATCCCTTGCCTGA
- a CDS encoding EthD family reductase, which produces MAVSMVVLASRPQDWTQERFTTWWRGPHADAARVLPGLIAYRHGAVTKDYDNPEAPGWDGHAVLTFADQAALDAAFASPEWKAATAQTKGMGGRRIILITDEVDLLAGDNHG; this is translated from the coding sequence GTGGCGGTCAGCATGGTCGTCCTGGCCAGCCGGCCGCAGGACTGGACGCAGGAGCGGTTCACAACCTGGTGGCGTGGGCCGCATGCCGACGCCGCCAGGGTGCTGCCGGGGCTGATAGCCTATAGACATGGCGCGGTGACGAAGGATTATGACAATCCTGAAGCGCCGGGCTGGGACGGCCATGCCGTGCTGACCTTTGCCGATCAGGCGGCGCTCGACGCCGCCTTCGCCTCGCCCGAATGGAAGGCGGCGACCGCCCAGACCAAGGGCATGGGCGGTCGGCGCATCATCCTCATCACTGATGAGGTCGATCTGCTTGCCGGAGACAATCATGGCTGA
- a CDS encoding 3-hydroxyacyl-CoA dehydrogenase NAD-binding domain-containing protein encodes MKQTATSVVVDGVALITLDNPPVNALSAPLRQGLQAGLEQAFGDEEVGAILLLCAGRTFIAGADITEFGQPWQPPSLPDLCAMLDDAPKPVIAAIHGTALGGGFELALTCHYRVAARSAKVGLPEVHLGLLPGAGGTQRVPRIVGTEAALEIITSGRQIKAAEALSLGLVDAVVDDAALAEEALAFARRVVADGGAKPRIRDRADALQADRDRPDLFTAFAAAHARRFKGFVAPAAIIEAVEAAVTLPFEEGLAKETALFERLVASPESAAQRHVFFAEREAARVPDIGPDISAIDIRSVGVIGAGTMGGGITMNFLNAGIPVTLVETSQEALDRGIATIRRNYEATAAKGRMTGAQVEQRMALISPSLDLAALADADLIIEAVYESMDVKTDIFARLDRIAKAGTILASNTSFLDLNRIAAATSRPEWVVGLHFFSPANVMRLLEVVRGAATSKPVVATAMRLAKRIGKVAVLSGVCDGFIANRLLAPRGAQAEAMMLEGTPIAEIDRVLVDYGFAMGHFQMMDLVGLDVIGRNATERTVMGDLVTAGRLGQKGGAGYYDYDEKRRSRPSDVTDSLIKEVAAARGVAHAPTSGDEALLARLLYPVVNEGAKILEEGIALRASDIDIAAVLGYNWPVYRGGPLFWADQVGLDRIVVEMRRLEAVHGETFCPAPLLVRLAEAGRRFGDGS; translated from the coding sequence ATGAAGCAGACCGCAACCAGCGTCGTCGTCGACGGCGTCGCCCTGATCACGCTCGACAATCCGCCGGTGAACGCGCTCTCCGCGCCCCTGCGGCAGGGATTGCAGGCCGGACTCGAACAGGCGTTCGGCGACGAAGAGGTTGGCGCCATCCTGTTGCTCTGCGCCGGGCGGACCTTCATCGCCGGCGCGGACATCACCGAATTCGGCCAGCCCTGGCAGCCGCCGTCCTTGCCCGACCTCTGCGCGATGCTGGACGATGCGCCCAAGCCCGTCATCGCCGCCATTCACGGCACGGCGCTTGGCGGCGGTTTCGAACTGGCGCTCACCTGCCACTATCGGGTGGCGGCGCGGAGCGCGAAGGTCGGCCTGCCGGAGGTGCATCTGGGCCTGCTCCCCGGCGCGGGCGGCACCCAGCGCGTGCCCCGGATCGTCGGCACGGAGGCGGCGCTCGAAATCATCACGTCGGGGCGGCAGATCAAGGCGGCCGAAGCCCTTTCGCTCGGCCTGGTCGATGCCGTGGTCGACGACGCGGCCTTGGCGGAAGAGGCGCTGGCCTTCGCGCGCCGCGTCGTGGCCGATGGCGGCGCGAAACCGCGGATACGTGACCGGGCCGACGCGCTCCAGGCCGATAGGGATCGCCCGGACCTGTTCACCGCCTTCGCCGCCGCACATGCGCGCCGGTTCAAGGGGTTCGTCGCGCCCGCCGCCATTATCGAGGCCGTCGAGGCGGCAGTGACCCTCCCCTTCGAGGAGGGGCTGGCGAAGGAAACCGCCCTGTTCGAACGGCTGGTCGCCAGCCCGGAGTCCGCCGCCCAGCGCCATGTCTTCTTCGCCGAGCGGGAGGCGGCCCGCGTTCCCGACATCGGTCCCGACATATCCGCGATCGACATCCGGTCGGTCGGCGTCATCGGCGCGGGCACGATGGGCGGCGGCATCACGATGAACTTCCTGAACGCGGGCATCCCCGTCACGCTGGTCGAAACCAGCCAGGAAGCGCTGGATCGCGGCATCGCCACCATCCGCCGCAACTATGAGGCGACGGCCGCCAAGGGGCGGATGACGGGTGCGCAGGTGGAACAGCGCATGGCGCTGATATCGCCCAGCCTCGACCTCGCCGCGCTTGCTGACGCCGATCTCATCATCGAAGCCGTCTATGAGAGCATGGACGTCAAGACGGACATCTTCGCCAGGCTCGACCGGATCGCCAAAGCGGGCACGATCCTGGCGTCCAACACCTCCTTCCTCGACCTCAATCGCATCGCCGCGGCGACCAGCCGGCCGGAATGGGTCGTCGGCCTCCACTTCTTCTCGCCCGCCAATGTCATGCGCCTGCTGGAGGTGGTGCGAGGCGCGGCAACGTCCAAGCCCGTGGTCGCGACGGCGATGCGGCTCGCCAAGCGGATCGGCAAGGTGGCGGTGCTGAGCGGGGTGTGCGACGGCTTCATCGCCAACCGTCTGCTGGCTCCGCGCGGCGCTCAGGCCGAAGCGATGATGCTGGAAGGCACGCCGATTGCGGAGATCGACCGCGTGCTCGTCGATTACGGCTTTGCCATGGGCCATTTCCAGATGATGGATCTGGTCGGGCTGGACGTCATTGGCCGGAACGCGACGGAACGGACCGTGATGGGCGATCTGGTCACCGCCGGTCGGCTGGGCCAGAAGGGCGGCGCGGGCTATTATGATTATGACGAGAAGCGGCGCTCGCGTCCTTCGGACGTGACAGACAGCCTGATAAAGGAGGTGGCGGCAGCCCGGGGCGTCGCGCATGCCCCCACGTCGGGCGACGAAGCGCTGCTTGCGCGGCTGCTCTATCCGGTCGTCAACGAGGGCGCGAAGATCCTGGAGGAAGGCATCGCGCTGCGCGCCTCCGACATCGATATAGCGGCCGTGCTGGGCTATAACTGGCCGGTCTATCGCGGTGGACCGCTTTTCTGGGCCGATCAGGTGGGGCTGGACCGGATCGTCGTGGAGATGCGCCGGCTTGAGGCGGTGCATGGCGAAACCTTCTGCCCCGCGCCGCTGCTCGTGCGGCTGGCGGAGGCGGGGCGGCGGTTCGGCGACGGATCGTGA